In the Helianthus annuus cultivar XRQ/B chromosome 11, HanXRQr2.0-SUNRISE, whole genome shotgun sequence genome, one interval contains:
- the LOC110867143 gene encoding anther-specific proline-rich protein APG-like: MDAREWNDSLDQIESMIVEMINFLKIRPRSPPPAPSTVAAPPPKPTRKQTPQPSPHAPKWNDSLDRIESVVVEMIYFLKIRPRSSPPAPSTVAAPPPKPTQKQTPPPSPHAPKTARELLPPEPTAALNPTPKQAPSNALVLVPRPISTIVCSMLKKVMDSIPVAKKLTWIRGVI, translated from the coding sequence ATGGATGCTCGAGAATGGAACGATTCGTTGGATCAAATCGAGTCAATGATTGTTGAGATGATTAATTTTCTCAAGATCCGACCTCGGTCGCCACCACCCGCTCCATCAACCGTTGCTGCACCGCCTCCAAAACCAACCCGAAAACAAACACCACAACCTTCACCGCATGCACCAAAATGGAACGATTCGTTGGATAGAATCGAGTCAGTGGTTGTTGAGATGATTTATTTTCTCAAGATCCGACCTCGGTCATCACCACCCGCTCCATCAACCGTTGCTGCACCGCCGCCAAAACCAAcccaaaaacaaacaccaccaccTTCACCGCATGCACCAAAAACAGCCCGAGAACTCTTGCCACCAGAACCGACAGCCGCCCTAAATCCAACCCCAAAACAGGCACCCTCAAACGCCCTTGTTCTCGTACCAAGACCCATATCAACAATTGTTTGTTCTATGTTGAAGAAGGTTATGGATTCAATACCGGTAGCGAAGAAACTTACATGGATCAGGGGTGTGATATGA